One genomic window of Thermococcus indicus includes the following:
- the infB gene encoding intein-containing translation initiation factor aIF-2 produces the protein MRRIRQPIIAVLGHVDHGKCLLPSETVVVPELGRITLKELFELGGRVIESDEEKEIRELFLPVTSAGANARISVGTGTHVWRLRHRGRMVKVRLKNWHSVGVTPEHPFLTTKGWKRADQLRPGDYVAVPRFLHANESRDIFVRFVRKKLSTPELIAKLREDALEKVKEKFRGEKEYKVRSNVFRAEDLDGLWDAVERIAFTPRIHRSGKPLHYVRLPETDEEWKALFYFAGVMFGDGSQDKIANNDVEVFERLKAVESLGVELLRVRRRTSWEIEIRNGKNALIRLIRVLFDYPERQKARSITAPDILFIAPREYVAEFLRGYFDADGHVSLKDVRIEITSASREFLEELSLVLLRFGIVSKLYRSDYTTLVISGRRNLEAFRKLIDFTVKEKAERLERVVEKSKKSETYPIFEELKRLRLLFGFTRTELNSFVPFYSKYESSEAPSYETLMRILDAIERGSPTLVKKLAVLEGKARNHNYLLALEKDGLIKGGKLTDLGRELLEVWRNREFDSRDVAYVRNLAENFVFVPVEEIEEFDYDGYVYDLTTETHNFVANGILVHNTTLLDRIRRTNVAGKEAGGITQHIGATEVPIETVKGLAGPLMKLWKGEIKLPGLLFIDTPGHEAFTSLRARGGSLADLAVLIVDINEGFQPQTIESIEILRKNRTPFIVAANKIDRIKGWKVEEDEPFLVNIKKQDQRAQQELETKLWELIGKFYEMGFQANRFDRVQNFTRELAIVPISAKYGIGVPELLVLIAGLSQKYLEEKLKIEVEGPARGTILEIREEVGLGTTLDVIIYDGTLRKDDTIVVGGKDKAIVTKIRALLKPKPLDEIRDPRFRFDQVEEVAAAAGIKIAAPGLEEALAGSPVIAARSEEDVEKARQEILSQIQSVVISTGKVGVIVKADTLGSLEALSKELQEKGIPIRKADVGNISKTDVMEALSVREEEEKYGVVLGFNVRVNEDAEEVAKAKGVPIFTGNIIYKLIEDYEEWIRAEEEKKKRELLSKVTFPGVIRLYPDERYVFRRSHPAIVGVEIVEGRIRPGVALIKQNGQKIGVIKSIKNKNDFVQEARKGDAVAIAIEGAMVGRHIHPGETLYVDLSKNDVIILAKQLKNELDETDIKALKMTAKVKAQQDPFWKAV, from the coding sequence ATGAGGAGGATAAGACAGCCCATCATAGCGGTTCTCGGTCACGTTGACCACGGCAAGTGCCTGCTTCCGAGTGAGACCGTGGTGGTTCCAGAGCTGGGCAGGATAACCCTCAAAGAGCTCTTCGAGCTCGGTGGGAGGGTCATCGAGAGTGACGAGGAGAAGGAGATAAGGGAGCTCTTCCTCCCGGTGACGTCCGCTGGAGCTAACGCAAGAATATCGGTCGGGACTGGAACCCACGTGTGGCGTCTCAGGCACAGGGGAAGGATGGTGAAGGTCAGGCTCAAGAACTGGCACTCGGTCGGCGTCACGCCGGAGCACCCGTTCCTGACGACAAAGGGGTGGAAGAGGGCAGACCAGCTCAGACCCGGTGATTACGTTGCTGTTCCAAGGTTCCTGCACGCCAACGAGAGCAGGGACATCTTCGTTCGCTTTGTGAGAAAGAAGCTCTCAACGCCGGAGCTGATAGCGAAGCTCAGGGAGGATGCTCTTGAAAAAGTCAAGGAGAAGTTCAGGGGAGAGAAGGAATACAAGGTTCGGTCAAACGTGTTCCGGGCCGAGGATCTTGACGGGCTCTGGGATGCCGTTGAGAGGATAGCGTTCACCCCAAGGATACACCGCTCCGGAAAGCCCCTGCACTACGTAAGGCTACCGGAGACTGACGAGGAGTGGAAGGCGCTCTTTTACTTCGCCGGCGTTATGTTCGGCGATGGAAGCCAGGACAAGATAGCCAACAACGACGTCGAGGTCTTCGAGAGGCTCAAGGCTGTGGAATCCCTCGGGGTCGAGCTCTTGAGGGTTAGGCGCAGAACGTCCTGGGAGATTGAAATCAGAAACGGTAAGAACGCCCTGATAAGGCTCATCCGCGTTCTCTTTGATTATCCAGAGAGACAGAAGGCCAGGAGCATAACGGCTCCGGATATCCTGTTCATAGCCCCGAGGGAATACGTTGCGGAGTTCCTCCGCGGATACTTTGACGCGGATGGCCACGTTAGCCTCAAGGATGTCAGGATTGAAATAACCAGCGCGTCGCGGGAGTTCCTTGAGGAGCTCTCCCTCGTCCTCCTGAGGTTCGGCATAGTCTCAAAGCTCTACCGCTCCGACTACACGACCCTCGTGATTTCCGGAAGAAGGAACCTTGAGGCGTTCAGGAAGCTGATCGACTTCACGGTTAAGGAAAAGGCCGAGCGCCTTGAGAGAGTCGTTGAGAAAAGTAAAAAGAGCGAAACCTATCCAATATTCGAGGAACTCAAACGCCTCAGGCTACTCTTTGGATTCACGAGGACGGAGCTGAACTCGTTCGTTCCGTTCTACTCAAAGTATGAGTCCAGCGAGGCGCCGAGCTACGAGACCCTAATGAGGATTCTCGACGCTATAGAGAGGGGCTCGCCTACGCTCGTCAAGAAGCTTGCTGTGCTTGAGGGAAAAGCCAGGAACCACAACTACCTCCTCGCCCTCGAAAAGGACGGCCTAATAAAGGGCGGAAAACTCACCGACCTCGGAAGGGAGCTCCTTGAGGTCTGGCGCAACAGGGAGTTCGATTCGAGAGATGTTGCCTACGTCCGCAACCTCGCGGAGAACTTCGTGTTCGTCCCGGTTGAGGAAATTGAGGAGTTCGACTACGACGGCTACGTCTACGACCTGACGACCGAGACCCACAACTTCGTCGCCAACGGAATCCTCGTGCACAACACAACTCTCCTTGACAGAATCAGGCGCACAAACGTCGCCGGCAAGGAAGCCGGTGGAATAACCCAGCACATTGGTGCGACTGAAGTGCCTATTGAGACCGTCAAAGGGCTCGCCGGCCCGCTGATGAAGCTCTGGAAGGGTGAGATAAAGCTCCCGGGACTGCTCTTCATCGACACTCCCGGTCACGAGGCCTTCACGAGCCTGCGCGCGAGGGGAGGGAGCCTGGCCGATCTGGCGGTTCTCATCGTGGACATCAACGAGGGCTTCCAGCCGCAGACGATAGAGAGCATCGAGATACTCAGGAAGAACAGGACGCCCTTCATCGTGGCCGCCAACAAGATAGACAGGATAAAGGGCTGGAAGGTGGAGGAGGATGAGCCTTTCCTCGTGAACATCAAGAAGCAGGACCAGCGGGCGCAGCAGGAGCTTGAGACCAAGCTCTGGGAACTCATTGGAAAGTTCTACGAGATGGGCTTCCAGGCAAACCGCTTCGACCGCGTCCAGAACTTCACCCGCGAGCTGGCGATAGTCCCGATATCCGCCAAGTACGGTATCGGCGTCCCCGAACTTCTCGTCCTCATCGCAGGTCTCAGCCAGAAATACCTCGAGGAGAAGCTCAAGATCGAGGTTGAAGGGCCGGCGCGCGGCACCATACTGGAGATACGCGAGGAAGTCGGCCTGGGAACCACGCTTGACGTCATCATCTACGACGGAACCCTCAGGAAGGACGACACCATCGTGGTTGGGGGCAAAGATAAGGCGATAGTTACAAAAATCCGCGCCCTCCTCAAGCCGAAGCCCCTCGACGAGATACGCGACCCGAGGTTCCGCTTCGACCAGGTTGAAGAGGTCGCCGCCGCGGCGGGTATAAAGATAGCCGCCCCGGGACTTGAGGAGGCTTTAGCCGGCTCGCCAGTTATAGCGGCCCGCTCGGAGGAGGACGTTGAAAAGGCCAGGCAGGAGATCCTGAGCCAGATACAGAGCGTCGTCATAAGCACCGGCAAGGTGGGCGTCATAGTCAAGGCGGACACCCTCGGAAGCCTCGAAGCCCTCAGCAAGGAGCTCCAGGAGAAGGGGATCCCCATAAGAAAGGCCGACGTAGGGAACATCAGCAAGACCGACGTGATGGAAGCTTTAAGCGTTCGCGAGGAGGAAGAGAAGTACGGCGTTGTTCTGGGCTTCAACGTCAGGGTGAACGAGGACGCTGAGGAGGTCGCCAAGGCCAAAGGCGTTCCCATATTCACCGGCAACATCATCTACAAGCTCATCGAGGACTACGAGGAGTGGATCAGGGCTGAGGAGGAGAAGAAGAAGCGCGAACTCCTCAGCAAGGTCACCTTCCCGGGCGTCATAAGGCTCTACCCGGACGAGAGGTACGTCTTCAGGAGGAGCCACCCCGCGATAGTAGGCGTTGAGATCGTGGAGGGCCGCATAAGACCCGGAGTGGCGCTCATCAAGCAGAACGGCCAGAAGATCGGCGTCATCAAGTCCATCAAGAACAAGAACGACTTCGTCCAGGAGGCCAGGAAGGGCGACGCCGTTGCGATAGCCATCGAGGGCGCGATGGTCGGCAGGCACATCCACCCGGGAGAGACGCTCTACGTTGATCTGAGCAAGAACGACGTCATAATCCTCGCCAAGCAGCTCAAGAACGAGCTGGACGAGACCGACATAAAGGCGCTGAAGATGACGGCGAAGGTGAAGGCTCAGCAGGATCCGTTCTGGAAGGCGGTTTGA
- a CDS encoding RNA-guided endonuclease InsQ/TnpB family protein codes for MKRTATVKLQPSRTQEELLFELADAGARAWNRVNYLRRQEYFQGKPIDFLKTQKIVYEEFKREIGSATVQTIARKNAEAWRSFFSLLRKKRNGELPEWYNKPSPPGYLKKNGKRTPFIVLRNTQYRIEGNKLILMGIGKFKRLEIQFKGKIHLKGKQGRLEVVYDDARRKWYAYINFTVGEKLRGEEWVEIPRQPKGNLSAGIDLGINNLMAVYVENGESFLVNGRPLKSITFYWQKKIADYQLRLNVSGYKTSRKFRRMHKKAKLQARHYINTAIRGTVERLHELGVSRIVVGYPKGIARNSDKGKKQNFLLSHVWRFNYVIKRLKEVAEEYGIIVEVVDEAFTSKTCPVCGKPHEGARFVRGLFKCPATGLIFNADLVGAFNILKKALKTIAPSLPALSGGRGNGGKALPEGFEEPVLTGSLMKTPQTSLSVARG; via the coding sequence ATGAAGAGAACGGCGACGGTAAAACTCCAACCGAGCAGAACTCAGGAAGAACTCCTTTTTGAGTTAGCCGACGCTGGAGCCAGAGCCTGGAACCGAGTAAACTACCTCAGGCGACAGGAGTACTTCCAAGGAAAACCAATAGACTTCTTGAAGACTCAGAAAATCGTTTACGAGGAGTTCAAAAGGGAAATCGGTTCCGCAACAGTCCAAACCATCGCCAGAAAGAACGCCGAAGCTTGGCGGAGCTTCTTTTCCCTTCTCCGAAAGAAGAGAAACGGAGAACTCCCCGAATGGTATAACAAACCCTCTCCACCAGGTTACCTGAAAAAGAACGGGAAAAGAACGCCGTTCATTGTCCTGAGAAATACTCAATACCGGATTGAGGGGAATAAACTCATCTTGATGGGTATTGGCAAATTCAAACGTCTCGAAATCCAGTTCAAGGGGAAAATTCACCTGAAGGGTAAGCAGGGACGCCTCGAGGTGGTTTACGACGATGCAAGAAGGAAATGGTACGCCTATATCAATTTCACTGTCGGGGAAAAACTCAGGGGTGAAGAATGGGTTGAAATCCCGAGACAGCCTAAAGGGAACCTCTCCGCTGGAATTGACCTGGGGATAAACAACCTTATGGCGGTCTACGTTGAAAACGGTGAGAGCTTCCTCGTGAACGGAAGACCACTCAAGAGTATCACCTTCTACTGGCAGAAGAAAATCGCTGATTACCAGTTGAGACTCAACGTTTCCGGCTATAAGACGAGCAGGAAGTTCAGGAGGATGCATAAAAAAGCCAAACTTCAGGCAAGACACTACATTAACACCGCCATAAGAGGAACCGTAGAGAGGCTCCACGAGTTGGGAGTTTCGAGGATTGTCGTGGGTTATCCTAAGGGGATCGCAAGGAACTCTGATAAGGGCAAAAAACAAAACTTCCTCCTCTCCCACGTCTGGCGGTTTAATTACGTCATCAAACGACTCAAAGAAGTCGCCGAGGAGTATGGTATTATTGTTGAAGTTGTGGATGAGGCTTTCACTTCTAAAACCTGTCCCGTTTGCGGGAAGCCTCACGAGGGGGCTCGCTTTGTTAGAGGATTATTTAAGTGTCCCGCAACGGGACTTATCTTCAATGCTGACTTGGTTGGTGCCTTCAACATTTTGAAGAAGGCTCTCAAAACGATAGCCCCAAGCCTTCCGGCCTTATCGGGAGGTAGGGGTAACGGGGGGAAGGCCCTCCCCGAGGGGTTCGAAGAACCCGTTCTAACGGGTTCCCTAATGAAAACCCCTCAAACCTCCCTGTCTGTGGCGAGGGGTTAG
- a CDS encoding dolichyl-phosphate-mannose--protein mannosyltransferase, translating into MQWRRIAFILIVAVTIIGSLWYLYDFASQPVFRDYVGDEVWYVPAGRNILHRLGVDLTYVNETTGSRGVNVIFSNQSMRIKYQYRVEKIAMGHGATYEREYLKFPGVYFELPPDEFGPFLEEVRREIPEEAYYTVPGYWYPDKDNIQNYLNTEHPFLGKDLIMLGMLLLGDSPINWRIPGIIAFALIELLVVLATYRVSGSYLAALIALAFTVADPTLQAMSVVAMLDIHVALFVALFVFFLAYDRDRPAAFAIGLAGSTKLSGAFGWPVLLGRALKRERNLISFLVTIAVLPAVGFLLPNVPAMAAIGPKKWFDEFLGSFRWHLSNKGSHPAASPVWEWFINKKAFALHYNPDIFAQTDPFLLLAMVLFILALPWLYRKKSGILASFGVFWSTVAVFLLQYALGGTTQFSFYATALVPPAAVVMGVALNELLRWEAFRESVWLYLEWLLEIKDRIRLRLGR; encoded by the coding sequence ATGCAGTGGCGAAGGATAGCCTTCATTCTGATAGTTGCCGTCACCATCATCGGCTCCCTGTGGTATCTCTACGATTTTGCCTCTCAGCCCGTTTTTCGTGACTACGTGGGGGATGAGGTCTGGTACGTTCCCGCGGGCAGGAACATCCTCCACAGGCTCGGCGTTGATCTGACCTACGTGAACGAGACCACGGGCTCCCGGGGGGTAAACGTCATCTTCTCCAACCAGAGCATGCGGATAAAATACCAATACCGGGTGGAGAAAATCGCCATGGGGCACGGGGCAACCTACGAGAGGGAGTACCTCAAGTTCCCGGGCGTTTACTTTGAGCTCCCCCCCGACGAGTTCGGGCCCTTCCTTGAAGAGGTCCGGAGGGAAATACCCGAGGAGGCTTACTATACGGTTCCCGGCTACTGGTATCCCGACAAGGACAACATCCAGAACTACCTCAACACCGAGCATCCTTTCCTCGGGAAGGACCTCATAATGCTCGGCATGCTTCTCCTCGGCGACAGCCCGATAAACTGGCGCATACCCGGCATCATCGCCTTCGCCCTCATCGAGCTCCTCGTCGTCCTCGCGACTTACCGGGTAAGCGGGAGCTATCTGGCGGCCCTCATAGCCCTGGCCTTCACCGTAGCGGACCCCACCCTCCAGGCTATGTCCGTGGTGGCCATGCTTGACATCCACGTCGCCCTGTTCGTCGCCCTGTTCGTGTTTTTCCTGGCCTACGACAGGGACCGCCCCGCGGCCTTTGCCATAGGACTCGCCGGCTCCACCAAGCTCAGCGGCGCCTTTGGGTGGCCCGTCCTCCTCGGGAGGGCCCTCAAAAGGGAGAGGAACCTCATCAGCTTTCTCGTGACGATAGCGGTTCTTCCAGCGGTTGGATTCCTCCTGCCGAACGTTCCGGCGATGGCGGCTATCGGGCCGAAGAAGTGGTTCGACGAATTCCTCGGAAGCTTCAGATGGCATCTCTCCAACAAAGGCAGCCATCCCGCCGCCTCTCCCGTCTGGGAGTGGTTCATAAACAAGAAGGCCTTCGCCCTGCACTACAACCCGGACATCTTCGCCCAGACCGATCCTTTCCTCCTCCTGGCGATGGTGCTCTTCATCCTTGCCCTCCCATGGCTTTACAGGAAAAAATCCGGAATCCTGGCATCTTTCGGGGTGTTCTGGAGCACCGTGGCTGTGTTCCTCCTGCAGTACGCACTCGGGGGCACGACACAGTTCAGCTTCTACGCAACCGCCCTGGTTCCCCCCGCGGCGGTGGTCATGGGCGTGGCCCTCAACGAGCTCCTTCGCTGGGAGGCCTTCAGAGAGTCAGTCTGGCTCTACCTGGAGTGGCTGCTGGAGATAAAGGACAGGATAAGGCTGAGGCTGGGGAGGTGA
- a CDS encoding methyltransferase domain-containing protein has protein sequence MFEGISEEKVREAVELIKKGYDERKLRARLGSDWEIIAEIARARIRAKDKFSRDDLWMDLEGLRYSTHEIVARYRSERLEKAGVRSVADVSCGIGIQLIFYAMKVERAYGIDIDPAKVEFARRNAEKYGVSNIEFINADSLAPETVERIDAEVVFSDPARPPEMPERRLEDLLPSPLRIYEAYKSRADAFIFDLPPQIRRERIPWKGEFEYIDLFGALNRLTFYTEPLAGAERSAVVLPAGARLESNPDLEDILEWTEEPGEYLYEVPQAVDYADLLNELFHVLNGEAKMLLREKRRVLATGDAPLKSPYLKRTYAVVGVVPFHPVRINDFLRKEGFGRATLKLSVPQEEYWQVRKRIEANLSGDRRAFVFRVGDMAVIAEAL, from the coding sequence ATGTTCGAAGGGATAAGCGAGGAGAAGGTCAGGGAAGCTGTGGAGCTGATTAAAAAGGGCTATGACGAGAGGAAGCTCCGCGCAAGGCTCGGCAGTGACTGGGAAATCATTGCGGAGATAGCCAGGGCACGGATCAGGGCGAAGGACAAGTTCTCGCGAGACGACCTCTGGATGGACCTTGAGGGCCTGCGCTACTCGACCCATGAGATAGTCGCGAGGTACCGCTCGGAGCGCCTTGAGAAGGCTGGCGTGAGGAGCGTAGCGGACGTTTCCTGCGGTATCGGAATTCAGCTTATATTCTACGCCATGAAGGTTGAGAGGGCATACGGGATTGACATAGACCCCGCAAAGGTCGAGTTCGCCAGGAGAAACGCCGAAAAGTACGGTGTCTCGAACATCGAGTTCATCAACGCCGACTCGCTCGCCCCCGAGACGGTCGAGAGAATCGACGCCGAGGTGGTCTTCTCAGACCCCGCCAGGCCCCCGGAAATGCCCGAAAGGCGGCTGGAAGACCTCCTGCCCAGTCCGCTGAGAATCTACGAAGCGTACAAATCCAGGGCAGATGCGTTCATCTTCGACCTCCCGCCGCAGATAAGGCGCGAGAGGATACCCTGGAAGGGGGAGTTTGAGTACATAGACCTCTTCGGGGCCCTCAACAGGCTGACCTTCTACACCGAACCCCTCGCCGGGGCGGAGAGGAGCGCGGTTGTTCTTCCCGCGGGGGCAAGGCTGGAGAGCAATCCAGACCTTGAGGACATCCTCGAATGGACAGAGGAGCCCGGCGAGTACCTCTATGAGGTTCCGCAGGCCGTTGACTACGCCGATCTGCTGAACGAGCTGTTCCACGTTCTAAATGGGGAGGCCAAAATGCTCCTCCGCGAAAAGAGACGCGTTCTTGCAACGGGCGACGCGCCCCTGAAAAGCCCGTACCTCAAGAGAACCTACGCCGTGGTCGGCGTTGTCCCGTTCCACCCGGTGAGGATAAACGATTTCCTCAGGAAAGAGGGCTTCGGAAGGGCCACGCTCAAGCTCAGCGTCCCCCAGGAGGAGTACTGGCAGGTTAGGAAGAGGATAGAGGCCAACCTGAGCGGGGACAGAAGGGCCTTCGTCTTCAGGGTCGGGGACATGGCAGTTATTGCGGAGGCCTTATAA
- a CDS encoding PCNA-inhibitor: MKGTLDEFLEAAPPKVPGERRRKKKRLKSTSLESFLPQEYVDYFKGLRIGSKKIRNARIEEL, from the coding sequence ATGAAGGGGACGCTCGATGAGTTCCTCGAGGCGGCTCCCCCGAAGGTTCCTGGGGAGCGGAGGAGAAAAAAGAAGCGGCTGAAATCAACCAGTCTGGAGTCTTTTCTTCCACAGGAATACGTGGACTACTTCAAGGGGCTCCGCATAGGGTCGAAAAAGATACGAAACGCAAGGATAGAAGAATTATAA
- the glmS gene encoding glutamine--fructose-6-phosphate transaminase (isomerizing), protein MCGIIGYIGDRAACEVIVKGLKRLEYRGYDSAGVVTEDKGKLFIKKGAGAIDELTEKLGLLEMPGKRGIGHTRWATHGVPSDVNAHPHTDCTGKIALVHNGIIENFAEIREYLLSRGHAFKSDTDTEVIAHLIEEELKSAPSFEDAMRNALLKLRGSFALGIIYAGEPDRLYFVRNESPLVLGIGDGENFAASDVPAFLEYTNRAIFLDDGEYAVIGKDFYVIKKLATGEVVEKPVQRIEWTLEMAEKSGYPHFMLKEIYEQPRAIKDAIHGNIDAVKRTAKEIARYEKIFIIAMGTSYHAGLVGRYLFQRLAKRVPIVEDASEFRYEFEDLIDEDTLVIAITQSGETADTLAAMKLAKKRGAKVLAIVNVVGSMATRVADMTLYTHAGPEIGVAATKTYTTQLTVLTMLAIELARVLGTADEAYLSSLEDGLQRVPDLVESVLKHDAALRELAESLADRRDFFYIGRGINVPTALEGALKLKEISYIHAEGLSAGELKHGPLALLEEGVPVVAVAPSGKTFDKMMGNVEESRARGAFIIGLGDREELRRVSSAFIEMPGIDELLTPIVYIIPLQLIAYHLAVLRGNDPDKPRNLAKSVTVE, encoded by the coding sequence GTGTGTGGAATAATAGGCTACATCGGAGATAGGGCCGCGTGCGAGGTAATAGTCAAGGGGCTCAAGAGGCTCGAATACAGGGGGTACGATTCCGCCGGTGTTGTAACTGAGGACAAAGGAAAGCTCTTCATAAAGAAGGGGGCCGGCGCCATAGACGAGCTCACCGAAAAGCTCGGCCTCCTTGAGATGCCCGGGAAGAGGGGAATAGGCCACACCCGCTGGGCCACCCACGGCGTTCCAAGCGATGTTAACGCTCATCCCCACACCGACTGCACCGGGAAGATAGCGCTCGTTCACAACGGTATAATCGAGAACTTCGCCGAGATTCGCGAGTACCTGCTCTCCAGGGGGCACGCCTTCAAAAGCGATACCGACACCGAGGTTATAGCCCACCTGATAGAGGAGGAGCTTAAGAGCGCCCCCAGCTTCGAAGACGCCATGAGGAATGCCCTCCTGAAACTGAGGGGCTCCTTCGCGCTTGGCATAATCTACGCCGGGGAACCGGACCGGCTCTATTTCGTGAGGAACGAAAGTCCCCTCGTCCTTGGAATAGGGGACGGCGAGAACTTCGCGGCCAGCGACGTGCCGGCCTTCCTCGAGTACACAAACAGGGCCATCTTCCTCGACGACGGTGAGTACGCAGTCATAGGAAAGGACTTCTACGTTATCAAAAAGCTCGCAACCGGCGAGGTCGTTGAAAAGCCTGTCCAGAGGATTGAATGGACGCTGGAAATGGCCGAGAAGTCCGGCTATCCACACTTCATGCTCAAGGAGATATACGAGCAGCCGAGGGCGATAAAGGACGCAATCCACGGCAACATCGACGCCGTGAAGAGGACGGCGAAGGAGATAGCCCGCTACGAGAAGATATTCATAATCGCAATGGGCACCTCCTACCACGCCGGTCTCGTGGGCAGGTATCTCTTCCAGAGGCTCGCGAAGAGGGTTCCGATCGTTGAAGACGCAAGCGAGTTCCGCTACGAGTTCGAGGATCTGATAGACGAGGACACCCTCGTGATAGCGATAACCCAGAGCGGGGAAACCGCCGACACCCTCGCGGCGATGAAGCTGGCGAAGAAGAGGGGTGCCAAGGTTCTCGCGATAGTCAACGTCGTCGGCAGCATGGCCACCCGCGTGGCGGACATGACCCTCTACACCCACGCCGGACCGGAGATCGGCGTTGCCGCGACCAAGACCTACACCACCCAGCTCACCGTCCTGACCATGCTCGCCATCGAGCTCGCGAGGGTTCTCGGAACGGCGGATGAGGCGTATCTCTCCTCCCTGGAGGACGGCCTTCAGAGGGTTCCCGACCTCGTGGAGAGCGTCCTTAAGCACGACGCTGCCCTCAGGGAACTCGCCGAGAGTCTCGCGGATAGGAGGGACTTCTTCTACATTGGAAGGGGCATAAACGTGCCAACCGCCCTCGAAGGGGCTCTCAAGCTCAAGGAGATAAGCTACATCCACGCCGAAGGTCTCAGCGCCGGCGAGCTGAAGCACGGACCGCTGGCCCTCCTCGAAGAGGGCGTCCCGGTCGTCGCGGTGGCCCCGAGCGGGAAGACCTTCGACAAGATGATGGGCAACGTGGAGGAGTCGAGGGCGAGGGGAGCGTTCATAATCGGCCTGGGGGACAGGGAGGAGCTGAGGCGCGTCTCCAGCGCCTTTATCGAGATGCCCGGCATCGACGAACTGCTAACCCCCATCGTGTACATCATACCGCTCCAGCTCATCGCATATCACCTGGCGGTTTTGAGGGGCAACGACCCCGACAAGCCGAGGAACCTGGCAAAGTCCGTTACCGTTGAATGA